One part of the Streptomyces sp. AM 2-1-1 genome encodes these proteins:
- a CDS encoding amidohydrolase family protein: protein MFVVDTQIHIWKEEAPDRPWVPGARERIRLNGHREEAFSYEEALELMDEAGVNRALILPPSWEGNRIDYALEACEAHPDRFGIMARVPQDDEVEGTAMLKDFAQNPHIKGTRLTFHRPQDRNWMIDGTNDWYWPIAEELRVPTMVHAPIWKRELGQIAAKHPELKIIIDHMGIMARCVDDAIGYWVSETADLAKHPNIYVKVSALPGYSTEPFPNKNIEKYVREMVDKMGPQRCFYGTDITRLLGHGITYTDTIEQFTKHWDFTPEELEWMMGRGISEVLGWPVEG, encoded by the coding sequence ATGTTCGTCGTCGACACCCAGATCCACATCTGGAAGGAAGAGGCCCCGGACCGCCCCTGGGTCCCCGGAGCGCGCGAGCGCATCCGCCTCAACGGCCACCGCGAGGAGGCCTTCTCGTACGAGGAGGCCCTGGAGCTGATGGACGAGGCCGGCGTCAACCGCGCCCTCATCCTCCCGCCGTCCTGGGAGGGCAACCGCATCGACTACGCCCTCGAAGCCTGCGAGGCCCACCCGGACCGCTTCGGCATCATGGCCCGCGTGCCCCAGGACGACGAGGTCGAGGGCACGGCCATGCTGAAGGACTTCGCGCAGAACCCGCACATCAAGGGCACCCGCCTCACCTTCCACCGTCCGCAGGACCGCAACTGGATGATCGACGGCACCAACGACTGGTACTGGCCGATCGCCGAGGAGCTGCGTGTCCCCACGATGGTCCACGCGCCCATCTGGAAGCGCGAGCTCGGCCAGATCGCCGCCAAGCACCCCGAGCTGAAGATCATCATCGACCACATGGGCATCATGGCCCGCTGCGTCGACGACGCCATCGGCTACTGGGTCTCCGAGACCGCCGACCTCGCGAAGCACCCCAACATCTACGTCAAGGTCTCGGCCCTGCCGGGCTACTCCACGGAGCCCTTCCCGAACAAGAACATCGAGAAGTACGTCCGCGAGATGGTCGACAAGATGGGGCCGCAGCGCTGCTTCTACGGCACCGACATCACCCGCCTGCTCGGCCACGGCATCACCTACACGGACACCATCGAGCAGTTCACCAAGCACTGGGATTTCACCCCCGAGGAGCTCGAGTGGATGATGGGCCGCGGCATCAGCGAGGTCCTCGGCTGGCCGGTCGAGGGCTGA
- the lhgO gene encoding L-2-hydroxyglutarate oxidase, translating to MSDGTIGVVGAGIVGLATGREIALRRPGTRVVVFEKERRVAFHQTGHNSGVVHAGIYYTPGSLKADLTVRGVSLLREYCQEHRLPYQETGKLVMAVREDELGRMEGLYDRARNNHVPDLRKVSKDEIKEIEPHAGGIAALHSPRTAITDYPAIARRFAQDIEAAGGEVRLGFAVDGLTRVPGGIEVASGQDRVRVDRLVLCPGLHADTVAKLARDGAAPRIVPFRGEYMLLKPERAGLVRGLIYPVPDPRYPFLGVHFTPRVDGSVEVGPNAVLATAREGYKLSQVSVKDLARLAAYPGAWRMAAQHWRTGVKEYRGSLSRAAFMKEAGAYVPGVGVADVVRGGAGVRAQALDPDGTLVDDFRIHQVGRVTAVRNAPSPAATACMAIAEHITEAVFSPV from the coding sequence ATGAGCGACGGAACGATCGGTGTCGTCGGAGCCGGCATCGTGGGCCTGGCGACGGGCCGCGAGATCGCGCTGCGCCGCCCCGGCACCCGCGTGGTGGTGTTCGAGAAGGAACGCCGGGTCGCGTTCCACCAGACCGGGCACAACTCGGGTGTGGTGCACGCCGGCATCTACTACACCCCGGGCAGCCTCAAGGCCGACCTGACCGTACGGGGGGTGTCCCTGCTGCGCGAGTACTGCCAGGAGCACAGGCTGCCGTACCAGGAGACCGGCAAACTCGTCATGGCGGTGCGCGAGGACGAACTCGGCCGCATGGAGGGCTTGTACGACCGGGCCAGGAACAACCACGTGCCCGACCTCCGGAAGGTCTCGAAGGACGAGATCAAGGAGATCGAGCCGCACGCCGGAGGTATCGCGGCCCTCCACTCGCCCCGCACCGCGATCACCGACTACCCGGCGATCGCCCGCCGGTTCGCGCAGGACATCGAGGCCGCCGGCGGCGAGGTGCGGCTCGGGTTCGCGGTGGACGGGCTGACCCGCGTCCCCGGCGGCATCGAGGTCGCCTCGGGGCAGGACCGCGTACGGGTCGACCGGCTGGTCCTCTGCCCCGGCCTGCACGCCGACACCGTCGCGAAGCTCGCGCGGGACGGGGCGGCCCCCAGGATCGTCCCCTTCCGGGGCGAGTACATGTTGCTGAAACCGGAGCGCGCCGGGCTGGTGCGCGGCCTCATCTACCCCGTACCCGATCCGCGCTACCCCTTCCTCGGGGTGCACTTCACCCCCCGGGTCGACGGCTCGGTGGAGGTCGGCCCCAACGCGGTCCTCGCGACGGCCAGGGAGGGGTACAAGCTCTCCCAGGTGTCCGTGAAGGACCTCGCGCGACTCGCCGCCTATCCCGGTGCCTGGCGAATGGCCGCCCAGCACTGGCGGACCGGCGTCAAGGAGTACCGCGGCTCGCTGTCGAGAGCCGCCTTCATGAAGGAGGCGGGGGCGTACGTCCCCGGGGTCGGGGTCGCCGACGTGGTCCGCGGCGGAGCCGGCGTACGCGCCCAGGCGCTCGATCCGGACGGCACGCTCGTGGACGACTTCCGCATCCACCAGGTGGGCCGCGTCACGGCCGTGCGCAACGCCCCGTCCCCGGCGGCGACCGCCTGCATGGCCATCGCCGAGCACATCACCGAGGCCGTGTTCTCCCCGGTGTGA
- a CDS encoding aldehyde dehydrogenase family protein — translation METLLGGQWVAAGTWLEVHDPSDTRTPVARVPALGAADVTRAYDEAEKGFALWRRTTPFERARVFHETARLLRERAAGITDAVVTENGKTLLEAGGEVQKAADFFEYYAGLARAGYGTLVHDARPGTRTSYHHEPIGIVLAITPWNDPLLTPARKLAPALASGNAVVLKPASETPMSALHLARALHDAGLPAGVLGVVTGRGGKISAPLLDDPRVAAVTFTGSNSVGESLRSSLADRNVRFQGELGGKNATVVLADADLPAAVRAVVAAGFGQTGQRCTATSRVLVERSVYADFTGLLLDAVAALGLGSRETDTLSVGPLVSTGQRTGVLDHIARAVREGATVLAGGGTPKDEAHAHGCYVLPTVLGDVTREMAVWREEVFGPVVVVRAVDGFDEAVEEVNDSDFGLAAALFTRDLRAAHRFAEEADCGQVSINTTTTGWDVHHPFGGFRDSGSAFKEQGTEALRFYTRVKTVAFHFGA, via the coding sequence ATGGAGACCCTTCTCGGCGGACAGTGGGTGGCGGCCGGCACATGGCTGGAGGTCCACGACCCGTCCGACACCCGCACCCCGGTGGCCCGGGTACCGGCGCTCGGGGCCGCGGACGTCACCCGCGCGTACGACGAGGCGGAGAAGGGCTTCGCGCTCTGGCGGCGCACCACCCCCTTCGAGCGGGCCAGGGTCTTCCACGAGACGGCCCGGCTGCTCCGCGAGCGGGCCGCCGGGATCACCGACGCGGTGGTGACCGAGAACGGCAAGACCCTCCTTGAGGCGGGCGGCGAGGTCCAGAAGGCCGCGGACTTCTTCGAGTACTACGCCGGCCTCGCCCGCGCCGGGTACGGCACCCTGGTCCACGACGCCCGGCCCGGGACGCGTACCAGCTACCATCACGAACCCATCGGCATCGTCCTCGCGATCACCCCGTGGAACGACCCGTTGCTGACCCCGGCCCGCAAGCTGGCCCCCGCGCTCGCCTCCGGCAACGCCGTGGTCCTCAAGCCGGCTTCCGAGACCCCGATGTCCGCCCTCCACCTGGCCCGGGCCCTGCACGACGCCGGCCTGCCCGCGGGAGTGCTCGGCGTGGTCACCGGCCGCGGCGGGAAGATCTCCGCCCCGCTGCTCGACGACCCCCGCGTCGCCGCCGTCACCTTCACCGGCTCCAACTCCGTGGGCGAGTCACTCCGCAGCTCCCTCGCCGACCGCAACGTCCGCTTCCAGGGCGAACTGGGCGGAAAGAACGCCACCGTCGTCCTCGCGGACGCCGATCTCCCGGCCGCCGTCAGGGCGGTGGTCGCCGCCGGGTTCGGACAGACCGGCCAGCGCTGCACCGCCACCAGCCGCGTCCTCGTCGAGCGGTCCGTGTACGCCGACTTCACCGGCCTGCTGCTGGACGCCGTCGCCGCGCTCGGCCTCGGCTCCCGCGAGACGGACACCCTCTCCGTCGGCCCGCTCGTCAGCACCGGGCAGCGCACCGGCGTCCTCGACCACATCGCCCGCGCGGTCCGGGAGGGCGCGACCGTCCTCGCCGGCGGCGGCACCCCGAAGGACGAGGCCCACGCCCACGGCTGCTACGTCCTGCCGACCGTCCTCGGCGACGTCACCCGCGAGATGGCCGTCTGGCGCGAGGAGGTCTTCGGGCCGGTCGTCGTCGTCCGCGCCGTGGACGGCTTCGACGAGGCCGTCGAGGAGGTCAACGACTCCGACTTCGGCCTCGCCGCCGCGCTCTTCACCCGCGACCTGCGTGCCGCCCACCGCTTCGCCGAGGAGGCCGACTGCGGACAAGTGTCCATCAACACCACGACCACGGGCTGGGACGTGCACCACCCCTTCGGCGGTTTCCGCGACTCCGGCTCCGCGTTCAAGGAGCAGGGCACCGAAGCCCTGCGCTTCTACACCCGCGTCAAGACCGTCGCCTTCCACTTCGGGGCCTGA
- a CDS encoding putative quinol monooxygenase translates to MAYAVIARYTCEPADADTVRAALLKMRAHTLTEPGNLGYEVHAEVDRPGGFVLYERYADRAGFDAHAAAEYFDELIVRTVRPLLTDRAVTFAEVL, encoded by the coding sequence ATGGCGTATGCCGTGATCGCCCGCTACACCTGTGAACCCGCCGACGCTGACACGGTGCGTGCCGCGCTGCTGAAGATGCGCGCGCACACGCTGACCGAGCCGGGGAACCTCGGGTACGAGGTGCACGCGGAGGTCGACCGGCCGGGCGGATTCGTGCTGTACGAGCGGTACGCCGACCGCGCCGGCTTCGACGCGCACGCGGCGGCGGAGTACTTCGACGAGCTGATCGTGCGGACGGTGCGGCCCCTGCTGACGGACCGTGCGGTGACGTTCGCGGAGGTGCTGTAG
- a CDS encoding methionine synthase II (cobalamin-independent)-like protein, with translation MADTFNYRIDHHGSLVRPPALLAARERGDAEALRAAELAAVKEAVVFQRRLRSTVVTDGDLPREDFRSAVLEGVTGFRRTGEETDGLARWVAETLPEADGPLLGEWAGLLGELTVVAPKVALPSPAYLAATTFDPELAGAGGPASARELGEALAEIIRAEIRLLVAQGVRLIQLNNPLLLAHTAGEPGDTGALAFEDALAVDALAVRLDERPEGVRIAVAPGGAAPAAVDRARAERLYAAVPADRWVLPLDRGTDAELELLRALPEDRDACLGAVDATTAEFEEIDAVMVRIDAAAEVKDLEDMALSPSRGFADVAARPLLSAGDQHRKLIQVETLARYCWGNEF, from the coding sequence ATGGCGGACACGTTCAACTACCGCATCGACCACCACGGCAGCCTGGTCCGGCCCCCCGCCCTGCTGGCCGCCCGCGAGCGCGGCGACGCCGAAGCCCTGCGCGCGGCCGAACTCGCCGCGGTCAAGGAGGCCGTGGTCTTCCAGCGCCGGCTGCGCTCCACCGTCGTCACCGACGGCGACCTCCCCCGCGAGGACTTCCGCAGCGCGGTCCTCGAAGGAGTCACCGGATTCCGGCGCACCGGCGAGGAGACCGACGGCCTGGCCCGCTGGGTCGCCGAAACCCTCCCCGAGGCGGACGGCCCGCTGCTCGGCGAGTGGGCCGGCCTGCTCGGCGAACTCACCGTCGTCGCCCCCAAGGTCGCGCTGCCCTCCCCGGCCTACCTCGCGGCCACCACCTTCGACCCGGAACTCGCCGGAGCCGGCGGTCCCGCCTCGGCCCGCGAGCTCGGTGAGGCCCTCGCGGAGATCATCCGCGCGGAGATCCGGCTCCTGGTCGCCCAGGGGGTGCGCCTGATCCAGCTGAACAACCCGCTGTTGCTCGCCCACACCGCCGGTGAACCCGGTGACACCGGCGCGCTGGCGTTCGAGGACGCACTCGCCGTGGACGCGCTCGCGGTGCGGCTGGACGAGCGCCCGGAGGGCGTCCGGATCGCCGTCGCGCCCGGTGGGGCCGCCCCCGCCGCCGTGGACCGTGCCCGCGCCGAACGGCTGTACGCGGCGGTCCCCGCCGACCGCTGGGTGCTTCCCCTCGACCGCGGCACCGACGCCGAGCTGGAGCTGCTGCGGGCCCTCCCCGAGGACCGGGACGCCTGCCTCGGCGCGGTCGACGCCACCACCGCCGAGTTCGAGGAGATCGACGCGGTGATGGTCCGTATCGACGCCGCGGCCGAGGTCAAGGACTTGGAGGACATGGCGCTCTCGCCCTCCCGGGGCTTCGCCGACGTGGCCGCCCGCCCTCTGCTGAGCGCCGGGGACCAGCACCGCAAACTGATCCAGGTGGAGACCCTCGCCCGCTACTGCTGGGGCAACGAGTTCTGA
- a CDS encoding heme-binding protein, with protein MSDLTLAAAEELIAEAHRRAQALGKAVSVAVVDAGGFPVAIRRPDGARPLTPDIARAKAYTAAIMQRPGKMLKKWQESQPVFFSQLSQLPGASMPILAAEGSVTIKKDGEIIGGLGIAGGTADEDQTIADETLAALGYELEFAAWGVSGKPAGKDA; from the coding sequence ATGAGCGACCTCACCCTCGCCGCCGCCGAAGAGCTCATCGCCGAGGCCCACCGGCGCGCCCAGGCCCTCGGCAAGGCGGTGAGCGTGGCCGTGGTGGACGCCGGGGGTTTCCCCGTCGCCATCCGCCGCCCGGACGGAGCCCGCCCGCTCACCCCCGACATCGCCCGCGCCAAGGCGTACACGGCCGCCATCATGCAGCGCCCGGGGAAGATGCTGAAGAAGTGGCAGGAGAGCCAGCCGGTCTTCTTCTCCCAGCTCTCCCAGCTGCCCGGCGCCTCCATGCCCATCCTCGCCGCCGAGGGCAGCGTCACCATCAAGAAGGACGGCGAGATCATCGGCGGTCTCGGCATCGCCGGCGGCACCGCCGACGAGGACCAGACGATCGCCGACGAGACACTCGCCGCCCTCGGTTACGAACTGGAGTTCGCCGCCTGGGGCGTCTCCGGCAAGCCCGCCGGAAAGGACGCCTGA